A portion of the Acidisarcina polymorpha genome contains these proteins:
- a CDS encoding aspartate/glutamate racemase family protein → MSDQQKACRFGLIAGLGVGAGIFYYRSLVKAHLAAGLSPSILMVHADVRKVMAHAAARETEELAAYLCLLLRQLADGGADTAAIPAFSPQICARELAEITPLPLIDLLDAIVAEVDRRKIQRLSIFGARVTMETALFGKLKDRDVVAPKPSEIDAVSGIYQRIVEEEGASSEEYAKLRALAHNLIEREQLDAILLAGTDLSFVFTPENTDFPHIDGARTHIDAIMHRLVRGSVQARPTEGLTEAGEPHLSRLG, encoded by the coding sequence ATGTCAGATCAACAAAAAGCCTGCAGGTTTGGACTCATAGCTGGTTTAGGCGTTGGTGCAGGGATCTTCTACTACCGATCCCTGGTCAAAGCTCACCTCGCTGCGGGCTTATCGCCCAGTATTCTCATGGTTCACGCGGATGTTCGTAAGGTTATGGCACATGCTGCCGCCCGCGAGACTGAGGAACTCGCGGCGTACCTTTGCTTACTGCTCCGCCAACTTGCCGACGGCGGAGCAGACACCGCAGCCATCCCGGCGTTTTCGCCTCAGATATGCGCCCGGGAACTGGCTGAGATTACTCCACTTCCGCTTATCGATCTTCTGGATGCCATCGTCGCCGAAGTTGATCGCAGAAAGATCCAGCGTCTTTCCATCTTCGGTGCCCGCGTAACGATGGAAACCGCTCTGTTCGGCAAACTAAAGGACAGGGACGTCGTCGCGCCCAAACCAAGCGAGATTGACGCAGTGAGCGGCATCTACCAGCGGATTGTGGAAGAGGAGGGGGCCTCTTCCGAGGAGTACGCAAAGTTGCGCGCCTTGGCTCACAACTTGATCGAGCGAGAACAGCTGGATGCGATTCTCCTTGCTGGAACCGATCTCTCGTTTGTTTTTACTCCCGAGAACACTGATTTCCCTCATATCGACGGAGCACGTACACATATCGACGCCATTATGCACAGACTTGTCCGTGGGTCTGTCCAGGCCCGTCCCACGGAAGGACTCACGGAGGCCGGTGAGCCGCACCTTTCCAGGCTCGGCTGA
- a CDS encoding AAA family ATPase, whose translation MAYVMRGQQLVEPMMDEDGALAQASRKSFLNSSQRAVIQEVLTSPDRIHGLQGLAGTGKTTVLSSIREGAESAGYAVVGFAPSSRSAAQLREAGISATTLQSFLARSNRGHAAGDPASQHLYMW comes from the coding sequence GTGGCCTATGTCATGCGCGGCCAGCAACTGGTAGAACCGATGATGGACGAGGATGGAGCACTTGCCCAGGCCTCCCGCAAGAGCTTCCTCAACTCTTCGCAGCGGGCCGTGATTCAGGAGGTGCTCACCTCTCCCGACCGCATCCACGGCCTGCAGGGGCTCGCCGGTACGGGCAAGACAACCGTTCTTTCAAGTATCCGCGAGGGCGCCGAGAGTGCAGGATATGCGGTTGTTGGCTTCGCTCCCTCGTCGCGGTCGGCGGCCCAACTCCGCGAGGCCGGAATCTCCGCGACCACGCTACAAAGCTTTCTCGCTCGAAGCAATCGGGGTCACGCTGCGGGCGATCCTGCCAGCCAACATCTCTATATGTGGTGA